The following are from one region of the Luteimonas sp. MC1572 genome:
- the pheT gene encoding phenylalanine--tRNA ligase subunit beta encodes MKFSENWLRQHVSTTASRDELAATLTAIGLEVEELTPLGAALDGVVVARIVSAEKHPEADRLQVCQVDAGGGALLQVVCGAPNARPGLVAPLATIGTQVGELVIKAAKLRGVDSNGMLCSAKELGIDADASGLLELPADASPGTPLAAYLGLPDASIELKLTPNRADCFSVRGIAYDVAAACGSAVVELDATPVPAQGAATLAVTLDAGADAPRYVGRVIEGVDASRPTPAWMAERLRRSGVRPLSLLVDVTQYVMLELGQPMHAYDRSLLHGPVGVRRARDGEALKLLDGRDAALDPGFLVITDADRAVGLAGLMGGFDTRVTDATRDVFLEAAHFAPAAIIGRGRKLGLHTDAGHRFERGVDPELPRTAMEYATRLILDIAGGVPGPVVAVEQAQHLPRPAIIPLRRARLASVLGIAIADADVERILRALGLGVAAGDEGWTVTAPTRRFDLAIEEDLIEEVARIHGYDAIPTTLPGGAMRLVAASETELPEHDLRRALAARGYLEAINYAFVDAGLLATWQADEALVPLANPLSAELGVMRPRLLPGLVDALARNVARQQGRVRLFELGKVFTAAGEGAAPLETPRIAAVACGDAAIEQWGVPARRVDFHDLKGDLEGLAALSGTTLAFRPATPAWAHPGRAAEVLRDGQVVGAIAELHPRLQQALGLDHPVVAFELDLAALRMREVPRARAQSKFPSVRRDLAFIVADTVAWADLEASARAAAGPVLRALRVFDVYAGKGVETGFKSVAMGLILQDDSRTLTDRDVDAVVVSVTSAVAVAHGARIRG; translated from the coding sequence ATGAAATTTTCCGAGAACTGGCTGCGCCAGCACGTCTCCACCACCGCCTCGCGCGATGAGCTCGCGGCCACGCTGACCGCGATCGGCCTGGAGGTCGAAGAACTCACGCCGCTCGGCGCCGCGCTCGACGGCGTGGTGGTGGCGCGCATCGTGTCCGCCGAAAAGCATCCCGAAGCCGACCGCCTGCAGGTCTGCCAGGTCGACGCCGGCGGCGGTGCGCTGCTGCAGGTCGTCTGCGGCGCGCCGAATGCGCGCCCGGGCCTGGTCGCGCCACTCGCCACCATTGGCACGCAGGTTGGCGAGCTGGTGATCAAGGCCGCCAAGCTTCGCGGCGTCGACTCCAACGGCATGCTGTGCTCGGCGAAAGAACTGGGCATCGATGCCGACGCCTCCGGCCTGCTGGAACTTCCCGCCGACGCGTCGCCCGGAACGCCGCTGGCGGCCTACCTCGGCCTGCCGGACGCCAGCATCGAGCTCAAGCTGACGCCCAACCGCGCCGACTGCTTCAGCGTGCGCGGCATCGCCTATGACGTGGCGGCGGCTTGCGGCAGTGCAGTGGTGGAGCTCGACGCCACGCCGGTGCCCGCGCAGGGTGCTGCGACGCTCGCGGTCACGCTCGATGCCGGCGCCGATGCGCCACGCTATGTCGGCCGCGTCATCGAAGGCGTCGACGCCAGTCGTCCGACGCCTGCGTGGATGGCCGAACGCCTGCGCCGCAGCGGCGTTCGTCCGCTGTCGCTGCTGGTCGATGTCACCCAGTACGTGATGCTCGAACTCGGCCAGCCGATGCACGCCTACGACCGCAGCCTGCTGCACGGGCCGGTCGGTGTGCGCCGCGCGCGCGATGGCGAGGCGCTGAAGCTGCTCGACGGCCGTGATGCCGCGCTTGATCCCGGCTTCCTGGTGATCACCGATGCCGACCGCGCCGTCGGCCTCGCGGGTCTGATGGGCGGCTTCGATACCCGCGTCACCGACGCGACGCGCGATGTCTTCCTCGAGGCCGCGCACTTCGCGCCGGCCGCGATCATCGGCCGCGGCCGCAAGCTCGGCCTGCATACCGATGCCGGCCATCGCTTCGAGCGCGGCGTGGACCCGGAACTGCCCCGCACTGCGATGGAATACGCGACGCGCCTGATCCTCGACATCGCCGGCGGCGTGCCCGGCCCGGTGGTCGCGGTGGAACAGGCGCAGCATCTCCCGCGGCCGGCGATCATTCCGCTGCGCCGCGCGCGCCTGGCGAGCGTGCTGGGCATCGCCATCGCCGATGCCGACGTGGAGCGCATCCTGCGCGCGCTGGGGCTGGGCGTTGCGGCGGGCGACGAAGGCTGGACGGTGACCGCGCCGACGCGCCGCTTCGACCTGGCGATCGAAGAGGACCTGATCGAAGAGGTCGCGCGCATCCACGGCTACGACGCCATCCCGACCACGCTGCCAGGCGGTGCGATGCGGCTGGTGGCGGCATCGGAAACCGAATTGCCCGAACACGACCTGCGCCGCGCGCTCGCCGCGCGTGGCTACCTGGAGGCCATCAACTACGCCTTTGTCGATGCGGGGCTGCTAGCCACGTGGCAGGCGGACGAGGCGCTGGTGCCGCTGGCCAACCCGCTCAGCGCCGAGCTCGGCGTGATGCGGCCGCGGCTGCTGCCCGGGCTGGTGGACGCGCTGGCGCGCAACGTCGCGCGCCAGCAGGGCCGCGTGCGCCTGTTCGAACTCGGCAAGGTATTCACCGCTGCGGGCGAAGGCGCCGCGCCGCTGGAAACGCCGCGCATCGCCGCCGTGGCCTGCGGCGACGCCGCCATCGAGCAGTGGGGCGTGCCCGCCCGTCGAGTCGACTTCCACGACCTCAAGGGCGACCTGGAGGGCCTTGCCGCGCTCTCCGGGACCACGCTGGCGTTCCGCCCGGCCACGCCTGCCTGGGCGCATCCGGGCCGGGCTGCGGAGGTGCTGCGCGACGGCCAGGTGGTCGGTGCGATCGCCGAGCTGCACCCGCGCCTGCAGCAGGCGCTCGGGCTCGACCACCCCGTGGTTGCGTTTGAACTCGACCTGGCCGCGCTGCGCATGCGCGAAGTGCCGCGCGCGCGGGCGCAGTCGAAGTTCCCCTCGGTGCGCCGCGACCTCGCATTCATCGTTGCCGACACGGTGGCGTGGGCGGATCTTGAAGCCTCGGCGCGGGCCGCCGCAGGACCGGTGCTGCGCGCTCTGCGCGTGTTCGACGTCTACGCCGGGAAGGGCGTAGAAACGGGATTCAAGAGTGTCGCGATGGGCTTGATTCTGCAGGACGATTCACGCACGCTGACCGACCGCGATGTGGATGCGGTGGTGGTTTCGGTCACCAGCGCGGTGGCGGTTGCGCACGGAGCGCGGATCAGAGGTTGA
- the pheS gene encoding phenylalanine--tRNA ligase subunit alpha, giving the protein MTDIEHIRQQALADIAAAQAPDAVEALRVALLGKSGSITALLKTLGTLPGDQRKAAGETINRARDAIGEALAERKAALDAAALDARLAGESIDVTLPGRDADRGGLHPVSRTMERIAEIFGRLGYALADGPEIEDDFHNFEALNFPPHHPARAMHDTFYFGDGRLLRTHTSGVQVRYMQEHAPPLRMIALGKVYRSDSDQTHTPMFHQCEGLLVGEHASFADLKGTLVEFVRAFFERDFEMRFRPSYFPFTEPSAEVDIAWAQPDGSTRWLEVLGCGMVHPTVLRNVGIDPERYTGFAFGLGVERFAMLRYGVDDLRSFFDNDVRFLRQFA; this is encoded by the coding sequence ATGACCGACATCGAACACATCCGCCAGCAGGCGCTCGCCGACATCGCCGCCGCGCAGGCACCGGATGCGGTTGAAGCGCTGCGCGTCGCGCTGCTCGGCAAGAGCGGCAGCATCACCGCACTGCTGAAGACACTCGGCACGCTGCCGGGCGACCAGCGCAAGGCAGCTGGCGAAACCATCAACCGGGCCCGCGACGCGATCGGCGAGGCGCTGGCGGAGCGCAAGGCCGCACTCGATGCCGCCGCGCTCGACGCGCGCCTGGCCGGCGAATCCATCGACGTAACGCTGCCCGGCCGCGATGCCGACCGCGGTGGCCTGCACCCGGTCAGCCGCACCATGGAGCGCATCGCCGAGATCTTCGGCCGCCTGGGCTACGCACTGGCCGACGGCCCAGAGATCGAGGACGACTTCCACAACTTCGAGGCGCTGAACTTCCCGCCGCACCACCCGGCGCGCGCCATGCACGACACGTTCTACTTCGGCGATGGCCGCCTGCTGCGCACCCACACCTCGGGCGTGCAGGTGCGCTACATGCAGGAGCACGCGCCGCCGCTGCGCATGATCGCGCTGGGCAAGGTGTACCGCAGCGATTCCGACCAGACGCATACCCCGATGTTCCACCAGTGCGAAGGCCTGCTGGTCGGCGAGCACGCGAGCTTTGCCGACCTGAAGGGCACGCTGGTGGAGTTCGTGCGCGCGTTCTTCGAGCGCGACTTCGAGATGCGCTTCCGGCCGAGCTATTTCCCGTTCACCGAGCCGTCCGCCGAGGTCGACATCGCCTGGGCCCAGCCGGATGGCTCCACCCGCTGGCTGGAAGTGCTCGGCTGCGGCATGGTCCACCCCACCGTGCTGCGCAACGTCGGCATTGATCCGGAGCGCTATACCGGGTTCGCGTTCGGCCTGGGCGTGGAGCGCTTTGCGATGCTGCGCTACGGCGTGGACGACCTGCGCAGTTTCTTCGACAACGACGTGCGCTTCCTGCGCCAGTTCGCCTGA
- the rplT gene encoding 50S ribosomal protein L20: protein MARVKRGVQARRRHKKVLKQAKGYYNARRKVFRVAKQAVTKALQYAYIGRKQKKRNFRSLWIVRINAAARINGMSYSRFMNGLLKAGITLDRKVLADIAVHDAAGFAALTEKAKGALAA, encoded by the coding sequence ATGGCACGAGTAAAGCGTGGCGTGCAGGCGCGCCGCCGTCACAAGAAGGTCCTCAAGCAGGCCAAGGGTTACTACAACGCGCGCCGCAAGGTGTTCCGCGTTGCCAAGCAGGCCGTCACCAAGGCCCTGCAGTACGCCTATATCGGTCGCAAGCAGAAGAAGCGCAATTTCCGCTCGCTGTGGATCGTCCGCATCAACGCGGCGGCCCGCATCAACGGCATGAGCTACAGCCGCTTCATGAACGGCCTCCTGAAGGCCGGCATCACCCTCGACCGCAAGGTGCTGGCGGACATCGCCGTGCACGACGCGGCGGGTTTTGCCGCGCTGACCGAGAAGGCGAAGGGCGCGCTCGCAGCGTAA